In Terriglobales bacterium, the genomic stretch GCAACGCGTCCTGGCGGCCGGGTCATGTTGTTCGCCCAGACGGTGCGCAGCGAGGCCCGGTTCGACCCGGCTTCGGTGTGCGTGGACGAGAAGGCGCTGCTGGGTTCCTACAGCGCGTCGGTCGACCTGCAGGAGGAGTCGGTCCGCTTCGTGTTTTCCGGCGAGATGGACCTGGCCAGACTGATCAGCCATCGCTTTGCGCTGGCGCAGTCGGTGGAAGCGCTCGAGCTGGCTGCCAAGCCGCAGCCCGACTCGATGAAGATCGTGATCCAGCCCGGCATGGGCTGGGGGAAATAGGGAAGCCAGAGCGAGATGAGCCACGGAACGATGACCGCCGCCGTCCTCTACGGCAAAGAGGACGTGAAGATCGAGAAGGTGCCGATCCCGCGCGTGGAGCAGGGCGAGGTCCTGATCAAGGTCCAGGTCGCCCTGACCTGCGGCACGGACCTCAAGGTCTACCAGCGCGGCTACCACGCGCGCATGATCGTGCCGCCGGCGCTGTTCGGGCATGAGCTGGCCGGCAGCATCGAAGAGGTGGGCGAGGGCGTCCGCGGCTTCCGCAAGGGACAGCGCGTGGTGGCGCTCAACTCCGCGCCCTGCGGCCGCTGCTTCTATTGCTCCAAGCACCAGGAGAACCTCTGCGAGGACCTGCTGTTCATCAACGGCGCCTACGCGGAGTACATCAAGATCCCGGCGCGCATCGTCGCCAAGAACATGCTCGAGATCCCCCAGGGCGTGAGCTACGAAGCCGCGGCGATGACCGAGCCGCTCGCGTGCGTCATCCGCGGGCTGCACGCCACCAACGTCCAGATCGGCGACACCGTCGTGGTCATCGGCGCCGGCCCCATCGGGCTGATGATGCTGCAGGCCGCCAAGCTCGCCGGCACCAACGTCATCGCCGTCGTGAAGCGCGACGGCCAGGTCGCCGCCGCGCGCAAGTTCGGCGCCGACGAGGTGGTGCAGATCACCAAGGTCGCAGACCCCATAGCCGCCGTGAAGGCGCTCACCGCCTCCGGCCGCGGCGCCGACGTCGTGATCGAGGCCGTCGGCCGCCCTCAGGCGTGGGAGTGGGCCGTCGAGATGGTGCGCAAGGGCGGCACCGTCAACTTCTTCGGCGGCTGCGCCTCCGGCACCAAGGTCCCCATCGACACCAACCGCCTGCACTACTCCGAGATCACCCTCAAGGCCACCTTCCACCACACGCCGGAGAACGTGCGCAAGGCCTTCCGCCTGATCGCGGAAAAGAAGATCAAGCCCACGGACTACATCACCGGAGAGGCGCCGCTCTCGCGCCTGCAGCAGGTGCTGCGGCACATGCTCGACCGCGGCTCCGAGATCAAGACCGCCATCATCCCGGGACACTGAGGTTCTTTCGAAGGGGCGCGGCTTCAGCCGCGCCGTTAAGCCGCCCAATTTGGACCGAGAGCCCCTTTAGGGGCGGCACCAAACTAGCGAGGGCGTGAGCCCGAGCGAATAGGGCTACGATAACGACTGTGAGCGCGCAGGCAGACATCGGTTTCGCGGGACTTCCCGCCAGCTACGCCATCCCCGAGCAGGCCCCCTCGCTCGCCGAGGCGCTGCGCTACTGCGAGCGCCTGGCGCGCTCGCACTACGAGAATTTCTCCGTCGCCACGTTCTTCCTGCCCAAGCGCCTGAGGCAGCACTTCTTCAACCTCTACGCCTACTGCCGCATCTCCGACGACCTGGGCGACGAGGTCGCCGACAAGCGCGAGGCGCTGCGCCTGCTCGACGAATGGGAGGGTGAGCTCAACGCCTG encodes the following:
- a CDS encoding zinc-binding dehydrogenase, with translation MSHGTMTAAVLYGKEDVKIEKVPIPRVEQGEVLIKVQVALTCGTDLKVYQRGYHARMIVPPALFGHELAGSIEEVGEGVRGFRKGQRVVALNSAPCGRCFYCSKHQENLCEDLLFINGAYAEYIKIPARIVAKNMLEIPQGVSYEAAAMTEPLACVIRGLHATNVQIGDTVVVIGAGPIGLMMLQAAKLAGTNVIAVVKRDGQVAAARKFGADEVVQITKVADPIAAVKALTASGRGADVVIEAVGRPQAWEWAVEMVRKGGTVNFFGGCASGTKVPIDTNRLHYSEITLKATFHHTPENVRKAFRLIAEKKIKPTDYITGEAPLSRLQQVLRHMLDRGSEIKTAIIPGH